The following are encoded together in the Tripterygium wilfordii isolate XIE 37 chromosome 18, ASM1340144v1, whole genome shotgun sequence genome:
- the LOC119983356 gene encoding hypersensitive-induced response protein 4-like, producing MGNANCIFCGCVEQASIAVVERWGRFERLAEPGLHFFNPLAGECLAGLLSTRISSLDVRVETKTKDNVFVQLLCSIQYRVVKENADDAFYELQNPKEQIQAYVFDVVRALVPRMTLDELFEQKGEVAKAVLEELEKVMRAYGYSIEHILMVDIIPDASVRKAMNEINAAQRLQLASVYKGEAEKVLLVKKAEAEAEAKYLGGVGVAKQRQAITDGLRENILNFSHKVEGTSAKEVMDLIMITQYFDTIKDLGNSSKNTTVFIPHGPGHVRDITDQIRNGLMEASSGNVNVEDINL from the exons atgggaaaCGCGAACTGTATTTTCTGTGGATGCGTGGAGCAGGCGAGCATAGCCGTGGTGGAGAGGTGGGGTAGGTTTGAGCGGCTGGCGGAGCCGGGGCTACATTTTTTCAATCCATTGGCCGGGGAATGTCTGGCTGGGCTTCTCTCCACGAGGATCAGCTCTCTCGATGTCCGCGTCGAAACTAAAACCAAG gataatgtttttgtgcaattgctcTGCTCGATACAATATCGAGTAGTTAAAGAAAATGCTGATGATGCATTTTATGAGCTGCAAAATCCCAAAGAGCAGATTCAGGCTTACGTGTTTGATG TGGTTCGTGCTCTTGTCCCAAGAATGACACTGGATGAGCTCTTTGAGCAAAAGGGTGAGGTTGCTAAAGCTGTATTAGAGGAACTTGAGAAG GTGATGAGAGCGTATGGATACAGCATAGAACACATACTGATGGTGGACATTATACCCGATGCCTCTGTCCGCAAGGCGATGAATGAAATTAATGCAG CTCAAAGGCTTCAACTTGCTAGCGTATACAAAGGAGAAGCAGAGAAGGTGCTCCTAGTGAAGAAAGCTGAAGCCGAAGCTGAAGCCAAGTACCTGGGTGGGGTTGGCGTGGCCAAACAAAGGCAGGCAATCACAGATGGATTAAGAGAGAATATATTGAATTTCTCTCATAAGGTTGAAGGAACCTCAGCTAAGGAGGTGATGGATCTCATAATGATCACTCAGTACTTTGACACAATCAAGGACCTTGGGAActcatcgaagaacactactGTTTTTATACCCCACGGTCCTGGTCATGTTAGGGATATAACTGATCAGATACGCAATGGGCTGATGGAGGCATCCAGTGGTAATGTCAATGTTGAGGACATCAACCTGTGA
- the LOC119983825 gene encoding probable leucine-rich repeat receptor-like protein kinase At5g63930 yields the protein MGLRLFLFTLLFFFTNPRWVCPSTELRVLMDMKAALDPEDLLLSSWTINGNPCDGSFEGVACDEKGQVANISLQGKGLSGKVSPAIAGFKHLTGLYLHYNSLYGELPREIANLTELTDLYLNVNNLYGEIPPEIGNMASLQVLQLCYNRFTGTIPTQLGSLKKLSVLALQSNHLTGAIPARLGDLGMLMRLDLSFNHFFGSIPTKLANAPLLEVLDIRNNTLSGNVPPALKRLNEGFQFENNRALCGEGFVALKACDTSDALNPGRPEPFGPGVTGNPIREIPETANLQLRCNQTQCSKPSKSGQVSVVVGALVVAVALAAVGILTFTQYRRRKQKLGISFDIPDSRLSTDQAKGVDRRNGSPLISIEYSSGWDPLADGRSISGYGQEVFQSSRFNLDEVETATQYFSEMNLLGKSNYSATYRGILRDGSVVAIKSISKSSCKSEEAEFLKGLNILASLKHENLVRLRGFCCSRGRAECFLIYDFVPNGNLLRYLDVNDGDGHVLEWSARVSIVRGVAKGIAYLHGRKLNRSTLCHQNISAEKLLIDHRCNPLLSDSGLLNLLTNDIVFSEIKSSAAMGYLAPEYTTTGRSTEKSDIYAFGVLVFQVLSGKRKITSLVNLGAEACCFQDYIDPNLHGKFFEYETAKLARIAWLCTHECPIERPSMEAVVQELGTCSSCL from the exons ATGGGTTTAAGGCTATTTCTTTTCACTctgctcttcttcttcacaaacCCAAGGTGGGTCTGTCCAAGCACAGAACTGAGAGTACTCATGGACATGAAAGCAGCTTTGGACCCAGAAGATCTGTTGCTCTCTTCGTGGACCATCAATGGCAACCCATGTGATGGTTCATTTGAAGGAGTAGCCTGTGACGAGAAGGGTCAAGTGGCCAACATTTCACTGCAGGGGAAGGGGCTCTCTGGCAAGGTCTCCCCTGCTATTGCAGGATTCAAGCACTTAACTGGGCTGTATTTGCACTACAACTCTTTGTATGGGGAGCTACCAAGAGAAATAGCCAACTTGACCGAGCTTACTGATTTGTATTTGAACGTGAACAATCTTTATGGGGAGATTCCTCCTGAGATTGGTAACATGGCTAGTTTGCAAG TTTTGCAGCTTTGTTATAACCGGTTTACAGGAACCATACCCACTCAGCTGGGTTCTTTGAAGAAGCTCAGTGTTCTTGCTCTTCAGTCGAATCATTTGACTGGAGCAATCCCTGCACGTTTAGGGGATTTGGGAATGCTGATGAGGCTAGATTTGAGCTTCAATCACTTCTTTGGTTCCATTCCCACTAAACTAGCTAATGCTCCCCTGCTGGAAGTCCTAGACATCCGAAACAATACTCTTTCTGGCAATGTACCTCCTG CTTTGAAAAGACTGAACGAGGGATTCCAGTTTGAAAACAATAGAGCATTATGTGGAGAAGGGTTTGTGGCTTTGAAAGCCTGTGACACTTCAGATGCTCTGAATCCTGGTAGACCCGAACCCTTTGGACCAGGTGTGACTGGCAATCCAATCAGAGAAATTCCAGAAACAGCAAATCTGCAATTGCGTTGCAACCAAACTCAATGCTCGAAGCCATCAAAATCTGGACAAGTATCTGTTGTGGTAGGTGCATTGGTAGTAGCAGTTGCATTAGCAGCTGTGGGAATTCTGACATTCACACAGTATCGTCGAAGAAAACAGAAGCTTGGGATCTCATTTGATATTCCTGATAGCCGTCTTAGTACTGACCAAGCAAAGGGAGTTGACAGGAGAAATGGCTCTCCTCTCATCAGCATTGAGTACTCGAGTGGATGGGACCCCTTAGCTGATGGTAGGAGCATTAGTGGCTATGGTCAGGAAGTATTTCAGAGCTCTAGGTTTAATTTGGATGAGGTGGAGACGGCGACGCAATACTTTTCAGAGATGAATTTGTTGGGTAAGAGTAACTATTCTGCTACTTATAGAGGAATTCTAAGAGATGGATCCGTTGTTGCTATTAAGAGCATCAGTAAAAGTAGCTGCAAATCAGAGGAAGCTGAATTCTTGAAGGGATTGAATATATTGGCCTCATTGAAGCATGAGAATTTGGTGAGGCTGAGGGGATTCTGTTGTTCTAGGGGTCGGGCTGAGTGCTTTCTGATTTATGATTTTGTCCCAAATGGGAATTTGCTGCGCTATCTTGATGTCAATGACGGTGATGGTCATGTACTGGAATGGTCTGCAAGAGTTTCTATTGTCAGGGGTGTTGCTAAAG GAATTGCATACTTACATGGCCGTAAATTAAATAGATCTACTCTCTGTCACCAGAACATTTCAGCAGAGAAGTTGCTTATTGACCATCGATGCAACCCGTTACTCTCAGATTCTGGCCTGCTCAACCTTCTTACAAATGACATAGTCTTCTCAGAAATCAAATCCAGTGCTGCAATGGGTTATCTAGCTCCCGAGTACACCACTACTGGCCGATCCACAGAGAAAAGCGACATTTATGCATTTGGCGTGCTCGTTTTCCAAGTCCTTTCAGGGAAGCGAAAAATCACAAGCTTGGTGAATCTAGGAGCTGAGGCATGTTGCTTCCAAGATTATATTGACCCAAACCTCCACGGAAAGTTCTTTGAATATGAAACGGCTAAGCTTGCAAGAATTGCTTGGCTTTGCACTCATGAGTGTCCTATTGAAAGACCATCCATGGAAGCAGTTGTTCAAGAACTTGGTACCTGTAGTAGCTGCCTCTAA
- the LOC119983495 gene encoding cysteine-tryptophan domain-containing zinc finger protein 3-like yields MVETAGKSSQKHGHHHTTAGGRRNELRGTMLKLMKRQKKQSGLARGESPSSSASDLDNLNNQPTTVDKATPSKGAVPHVAGTHVSVARSRPNFVRMLDFTQDVNFAIEASIKSENAFKEANLTLEMAKNRVCITSIKKVVDFSFQDVEGLIHLVQLAREAISRSWCWRVS; encoded by the exons ATGGTAGAAACAGCAGGGAAAAGCAGCCAGAAACATGGACACCACCATACAACAGCAGGAGGCCGAAGGAACGAACTGCGAGGAACCATGCTCAAACTGATGAAAAGGCAGAAGAAGCAATCGGGTCTAGCTAGGG GTGAATCCCCTTCATCCTCTGCTTCAGATCTTGATAACTTGAATAATCAACCAACGACGGTAGATAAGGCTACACCATCCAAGGGCGCAGTTCCTCATGTGGCTGGAACTCATGTCAGTGTTGCTCGGTCCCGACCAAATTTTGTACGGATGCTTGACTTT ACACAGGATGTAAATTTCGCCATAGAGGCCTCAATAAAATCTGAGAATGCTTTCAAGGAAGCTAATTTAACTCTGGAAATGGCAAAGAATAGAGTGTGCATTACTTCTATCAAGAAGGTTGTTGACTTCAGCTTTCAAGACGTGGAAGGGCTCATACATCTCGTTCAACTTGCAAGGGAGGCCATTAGCCGCTCTTGGTGCTGGAGAGTAAGTTAA
- the LOC119983641 gene encoding 40S ribosomal protein S13-like, producing the protein MGRMHSRGKGISASALPYKRTPPSWLKVSAQDVDENICKFAKKGLTPSQIGVILRDSHGIAQVKSVTGNKILRILKAHGLAPEIPEDLYHLIKKAVAIRKHLERNRKDKDSKFRLILVESRIHRLARYYKKTKKLPPVWKYESTTASTLVA; encoded by the exons ATGGGTCGTATGCATAGTCGAGG TAAGGGTATTTCCGCTTCAGCTTTGCCGTATAAGAGAACTCCGCCAAGTTGGCTCAAAGTTTCCGCTCAAGAT GTCGATGAGAACATTTGCAAGTTTGCGAAGAAGGGTCTGACTCCATCGCAGATTGGTGTCATTCTTCGTGATTCTCACGGTATTGCTCAGGTCAAGAGCGTTACAGGGAACAAGATCCTGCGTATCCTCAAGGCTCACG GCCTTGCCCCTGAAATTCCTGAGGATTTATATCACCTTATCAAGAAAGCTGTTGCAATAAGGAAGCATCTCGAGAGGAATAGGAAGGATAAGGATTCTAAGTTTCGATTGATCCTTGTTGAGAGTAGAATTCACAGGCTTGCTCGCtactacaagaaaacaaagaagctTCCTCCTGTCTGGAAATA TGAGTCTACCACTGCCAGCACTCTCGTGGCATAG